A window of the Alnus glutinosa chromosome 4, dhAlnGlut1.1, whole genome shotgun sequence genome harbors these coding sequences:
- the LOC133866844 gene encoding uncharacterized protein LOC133866844 isoform X1 — MVWAASQQLVRGKRTRIWGGAFLCWLCLMLATPKIPHSPKHHLFADMRNFLGVPNSLNVITNFPFLVVGVLCFVLCLQGNLFNISLRGEVWGWALFYAGTAGVAFGSAYYHLKPDDDRVMWDTLPMMIAYSSLYSSFIVERVGERIGLSCLFALLLLALLSTGYERKYNDLRLCMVFQLIPSIAIPGMACLFQPKYTHSRYWVFAAGAHILAKFEGVADRKIYRVNCYFISGHSLEHLCLAMVPVLLSVMLMYRRMKFQRLDDHKERL; from the exons ATGGTGTGGGCTGCGAGTCAACAGCTTGTAAGAGGGAAGAGAACTCGGATATGGGGAGGAGCATTCCTGTGTTGGCTTTGCCTCAtgttggccacccccaagatCCCTCACTCTCCCAAGCACCATCTCTTCGCTGACATGCGCAACTTTCTCG GAGTGCCTAACTCGTTGAATGTGATTACAAATTTCCCATTTTTGGTTGTGGGTGTTCTGTGTTTTGTTCTTTGTCTCCAAGGAAACCTTTTTAACATAAG TTTGCGAGGAGAGGTATGGGGTTGGGCTCTATTTTATGCAGGCACAGCAGGGGTGGCTTTTGGGTCTGCTTATTATCATTTGAAGCCCGATGACGATAGAGTAATGTGGGACACCTTGCCG ATGATGATCGCGTATTCCTCGCTTTACTCTAGTTTTATAGTGGAAAGAGTGGGGGAGAGGATTGgattgagttgtctatttgccCTCCTTTTACTCGCTTTACTTAGCACGGGTTATGAAAG AAAATATAATGATCTTCGGTTGTGCATGGTGTTCCAGTTGATTCCGTCGATAGCCATCCCAGGCATGGCGTGCTTGTTCCAACCCAAATATACTCACTCAAGATATTGGGTTTTTGCAGCAG GGGCACACATTCTAGCCAAATTTGAAGGTGTTGCTGACAGGAAAATATACCGAGTAAATTGTTACTTCATCAGTGGGCACTCCTTGGAGCATTTATGTTTAGCAATGGTCCCTGTTCTGCTCAGTGTTATGCTCATGTATAGAAGGATGAAATTTCAGAG ATTAGACGATCATAAAGAGCGTCTGTGA
- the LOC133866844 gene encoding uncharacterized protein LOC133866844 isoform X4 — protein sequence MVWAASQQLVRGKRTRIWGGAFLCWLCLMLATPKIPHSPKHHLFADMRNFLGVPNSLNVITNFPFLVVGVLCFVLCLQGNLFNISLRGEVWGWALFYAGTAGVAFGSAYYHLKPDDDRVMWDTLPMMIAYSSLYSSFIVERVGERIGLSCLFALLLLALLSTGYERKYNDLRLCMVFQLIPSIAIPGMACLFQPKYTHSRYWVFAAEEWRCLECVN from the exons ATGGTGTGGGCTGCGAGTCAACAGCTTGTAAGAGGGAAGAGAACTCGGATATGGGGAGGAGCATTCCTGTGTTGGCTTTGCCTCAtgttggccacccccaagatCCCTCACTCTCCCAAGCACCATCTCTTCGCTGACATGCGCAACTTTCTCG GAGTGCCTAACTCGTTGAATGTGATTACAAATTTCCCATTTTTGGTTGTGGGTGTTCTGTGTTTTGTTCTTTGTCTCCAAGGAAACCTTTTTAACATAAG TTTGCGAGGAGAGGTATGGGGTTGGGCTCTATTTTATGCAGGCACAGCAGGGGTGGCTTTTGGGTCTGCTTATTATCATTTGAAGCCCGATGACGATAGAGTAATGTGGGACACCTTGCCG ATGATGATCGCGTATTCCTCGCTTTACTCTAGTTTTATAGTGGAAAGAGTGGGGGAGAGGATTGgattgagttgtctatttgccCTCCTTTTACTCGCTTTACTTAGCACGGGTTATGAAAG AAAATATAATGATCTTCGGTTGTGCATGGTGTTCCAGTTGATTCCGTCGATAGCCATCCCAGGCATGGCGTGCTTGTTCCAACCCAAATATACTCACTCAAGATATTGGGTTTTTGCAGCAG AAGAATGGAGATGCCTTGAATGTGTCAACTGA
- the LOC133866844 gene encoding uncharacterized protein LOC133866844 isoform X3, which translates to MVWAASQQLVRGKRTRIWGGAFLCWLCLMLATPKIPHSPKHHLFADMRNFLGVPNSLNVITNFPFLVVGVLCFVLCLQGNLFNISLRGEVWGWALFYAGTAGVAFGSAYYHLKPDDDRVMWDTLPMMIAYSSLYSSFIVERVGERIGLSCLFALLLLALLSTGYERKYNDLRLCMVFQLIPSIAIPGMACLFQPKYTHSRYWVFAADLNFQKNGDALNVSTDL; encoded by the exons ATGGTGTGGGCTGCGAGTCAACAGCTTGTAAGAGGGAAGAGAACTCGGATATGGGGAGGAGCATTCCTGTGTTGGCTTTGCCTCAtgttggccacccccaagatCCCTCACTCTCCCAAGCACCATCTCTTCGCTGACATGCGCAACTTTCTCG GAGTGCCTAACTCGTTGAATGTGATTACAAATTTCCCATTTTTGGTTGTGGGTGTTCTGTGTTTTGTTCTTTGTCTCCAAGGAAACCTTTTTAACATAAG TTTGCGAGGAGAGGTATGGGGTTGGGCTCTATTTTATGCAGGCACAGCAGGGGTGGCTTTTGGGTCTGCTTATTATCATTTGAAGCCCGATGACGATAGAGTAATGTGGGACACCTTGCCG ATGATGATCGCGTATTCCTCGCTTTACTCTAGTTTTATAGTGGAAAGAGTGGGGGAGAGGATTGgattgagttgtctatttgccCTCCTTTTACTCGCTTTACTTAGCACGGGTTATGAAAG AAAATATAATGATCTTCGGTTGTGCATGGTGTTCCAGTTGATTCCGTCGATAGCCATCCCAGGCATGGCGTGCTTGTTCCAACCCAAATATACTCACTCAAGATATTGGGTTTTTGCAGCAG ATTTGAACTTTCAGAAGAATGGAGATGCCTTGAATGTGTCAACTGATCTTTAG
- the LOC133867347 gene encoding NDR1/HIN1-like protein 13: MTDRVYPSSKPATNGTATAAAANNAAAPSAAAKQPQLRHPYRPQPQYHSHRRRRSRRNLCCCCCFWSLLLLLALGLLAAIAGAALYVLYRPQRPQFWVSSLRIAKLNLTTAADSSSSHLTSLLNLTLSSKNPNSHITFFYDPFTLSCLSSGSVQIANGSIPAFTSDKKNETSFRAILTASTDLDTESVTSLRSDLKRKSGVPMKIQMDTKVKVKLGGVRSKKVGIRVSCQGITGVAPKSKSPSVASVSGSKCKVDLRIKIWKFTF; the protein is encoded by the coding sequence ATGACAGACAGAGTCTACCCTTCGTCCAAGCCCGCCACCAACGGCACAGCCACTGCAGCAGCCGCCAACAACGCCGCCGCTCCATCGGCGGCCGCCAAGCAGCCCCAACTGCGGCACCCGTACCGCCCTCAACCGCAGTACCACAGCCACCGACGCCGCCGCAGCCGCCGCAAcctctgctgctgctgctgcttctGGTCGCTGCTTTTGCTCCTGGCGCTGGGGCTCCTGGCAGCCATCGCCGGGGCGGCCCTCTACGTGCTCTACCGCCCGCAGCGGCCGCAGTTCTGGGTCTCCTCCCTCCGCATTGCGAAGCTGAACCTGACCACCGCCGCCGACTCCTCCTCCTCCCACCTCACCTCCCTCCTCAACCTCACGCTCTCCTCCAAGAACCCCAACTCCCACATCACCTTCTTCTACGACCCCTTTACCCTGTCTTGCTTGTCCTCCGGCTCCGTGCAAATCGCCAACGGCTCTATCCCCGCCTTCACGAGCGACAAGAAGAACGAGACGAGTTTCAGAGCGATCCTGACGGCGTCAACAGATCTGGACACGGAGTCGGTGACGTCGCTGAGGTCGGATCTGAAGCGGAAGAGCGGTGTCCCCATGAAGATTCAGATGGACACGAAAGTGAAGGTGAAGCTAGGAGGGGTGAGGAGCAAGAAGGTCGGGATTAGAGTTTCGTGTCAGGGTATCACCGGGGTTGCACCGAAATCCAAGTCCCCGTCGGTGGCTTCGGTTTCTGGGTCGAAATGCAAGGTGGATCTTCGGATCAAGATCTGGAAATTTACCTTTTAA
- the LOC133866958 gene encoding probable leucine-rich repeat receptor-like protein kinase At1g68400 has product MSAQQLSTIALIFCVSLSLSLSEPEEDLAALLAFKASSDPSNSLSSWLNSSDPCSAPWLGVACDPTTHRITGLFLEDLNLAGTTQPLTQLAHLRHLSLKRNLLSSSSSSPLNLSSWPHLKHLYLSHNRFGGVFPNGISHLHRLRRLDLSHNSFSGEIPLSQLTRLPHLLTLRLESNSFTGDLNSVNSSFSSSISDFNSSNNNLTGEIPRWLSQFPASSFAGNKHLCGKPLPYECSNLTVDSGSRKADHIRTRGQKDPLAPVYICADAAAVLGIIVAVTCCVIKRRNSSGTHTVMVHGLGFGFGSGKTSGTRGKGEEKEMVVFEGCKGLDEVGDLLKASAELLGNGCMGSSYKVVMDGGDVVVAKMVRGRTKKKEVDDWLRLIGGMRHGNMVSLRAYHHSNHQLLLVYDFLPNGSLHSLLHGNRGPGRTPLEWSTRIKAASNSAHGLAFLHSYNKAKLFHGHLTSSNIILLDHSGTACISDVGLHHLFPATASSSHDAYKAPELILSQRNNFTQKCDVYSFGVILLEILTGRMAVVEEGEMDLVKWVLLQRVAREECCPWEVLDFELLAYKEMKLEMMALLQLALLCVAQSPRDRPKMSMVRRMIEDIRMRGTGGEVGAKSIFNDLSFDSSPAVSIGNHLN; this is encoded by the exons ATGTCAGCGCAACAACTCTCTACCATCGCACTCATTTTCTgtgtctccctctctctctccctctctgaaCCAGAAGAAGACTTGGCAGCCTTACTAGCCTTCAAGGCCTCCTCAGACCCTTCCAACTCGCTCTCTTCCTGGCTCAACTCGTCCGACCCGTGTTCCGCCCCCTGGCTCGGCGTCGCCTGCGACCCCACTACCCATCGGATCACCGGGCTCTTCCTCGAGGATCTCAACCTCGCCGGTACGACTCAGCCGCTGACTCAACTCGCCCATCTCAGACACCTCAGCCTCAAGCGCAacctcctctcttcttcttcttcttcgcctCTCAACCTCTCCTCGTGGCCACACCTCAAGCACCTCTACCTTTCCCACAACCGCTTCGGCGGAGTATTCCCTAACGGAATATCCCACCTCCACCGCCTACGACGACTCGACCTCTCGCATAATTCATTCTCCGGCGAAATTCCGCTCAGCCAGCTGACTCGGCTACCGCACTTGTTAACTCTCCGACTCGAATCTAACTCGTTCACAGGTGATCTAAACTCAGTTAACTCgtccttttcttcttcaatctcGGATTTCAACTCCTCTAACAACAATCTCACCGGAGAAATTCCAAGATGGCTTTCTCAGTTCCCGGCGAGTTCGTTTGCCGGGAACAAGCACCTCTGCGGCAAGCCATTACCATACGAGTGCTCTAATCTAACGGTCGACAGTGGTTCGAGAAAAGCTGATCACATTCGCACTCGGGGACAAAAAGATCCGCTGGCGCCCGTGTACATATGTGCCGATGCAGCGGCAGTGTTGGGAATAATCGTGGCCGTCACGTGCTGTGTTATCAAGAGGAGAAATAGCAGCGGGACCCACACGGTGATGGTACACGGGCTCGGGTTCGGGTTCGGTTCGGGGAAAACAAGTGGTACCCGTGGTAAAGGGGAGGAGAAGGAAATGGTGGTGTTTGAAGGGTGTAAAGGATTAGATGAAGTCGGCGATTTGTTGAAAGCTTCGGCCGAATTGTTGGGCAATGGGTGCATGGGGAGCAGCTACAAGGTTGTGATGGACGGTGGTGATGTGGTGGTAGCGAAGATGGTGAGAGGGAGAACGAAGAAGAAAGAGGTTGATGATTGGTTGAGGTTGATCGGTGGGATGAGGCATGGTAATATGGTGAGCCTCAGAGCATACCATCACTCCAACCATCAATTGCTTTTGGTTTATGATTTTCTACCCAATGGAAGCCTACACTCTCTCTTGCATG GAAATCGAGGACCGGGAAGAACTCCATTGGAGTGGAGCACAAGGATAAAAGCAGCCTCAAATTCTGCGCACGGCCTTGCATTCCTCCATTCTTACAACAAAGCCAAGCTCTTCCACGGACACCTCACATCATCAAACATCATCCTACTCGATCACTCCGGCACTGCTTGTATATCTGACGTCGGTCTCCACCACCTTTTCCCGGCCACCGCATCCTCCTCGCACGACGCCTACAAAGCCCCAGAACTCATTCTCAGCCAAAGAAACAACTTCACCCAAAAATGCGACGTTTACAGCTTCGGGGTGATTTTATTAGAGATTTTGACGGGAAGAATGGCAGTAGTGGAAGAGGGAGAAATGGATTTGGTGAAGTGGGTTCTTCTTCAACGCGTGGCAAGAGAAGAGTGCTGTCCATGGGAAGTGCTTGATTTTGAGCTGTTGGCGTACAAAGAGATGAAGTTGGAAATGATGGCTCTTCTGCAACTGGCTTTGCTTTGCGTCGCCCAGTCGCCAAGAGATCGTCCCAAGATGAGCATGGTGCGTAGGATGATCGAAGATATTCGGATGAGGGGTACTGGGGGAGAAGTTGGGGCAAAGTCTATTTTCAACGATTTATCTTTTGATTCTTCGCCGGCCGTCTCTATCGGAAACCATCTAAATTAA
- the LOC133866844 gene encoding uncharacterized protein LOC133866844 isoform X2: MVWAASQQLVRGKRTRIWGGAFLCWLCLMLATPKIPHSPKHHLFADMRNFLGVPNSLNVITNFPFLVVGVLCFVLCLQGNLFNISLRGEVWGWALFYAGTAGVAFGSAYYHLKPDDDRVMWDTLPMMIAYSSLYSSFIVERVGERIGLSCLFALLLLALLSTGYERKYNDLRLCMVFQLIPSIAIPGMACLFQPKYTHSRYWVFAAGLEWVMLRWVVDLLACWKRHLGCALSLFNKI; this comes from the exons ATGGTGTGGGCTGCGAGTCAACAGCTTGTAAGAGGGAAGAGAACTCGGATATGGGGAGGAGCATTCCTGTGTTGGCTTTGCCTCAtgttggccacccccaagatCCCTCACTCTCCCAAGCACCATCTCTTCGCTGACATGCGCAACTTTCTCG GAGTGCCTAACTCGTTGAATGTGATTACAAATTTCCCATTTTTGGTTGTGGGTGTTCTGTGTTTTGTTCTTTGTCTCCAAGGAAACCTTTTTAACATAAG TTTGCGAGGAGAGGTATGGGGTTGGGCTCTATTTTATGCAGGCACAGCAGGGGTGGCTTTTGGGTCTGCTTATTATCATTTGAAGCCCGATGACGATAGAGTAATGTGGGACACCTTGCCG ATGATGATCGCGTATTCCTCGCTTTACTCTAGTTTTATAGTGGAAAGAGTGGGGGAGAGGATTGgattgagttgtctatttgccCTCCTTTTACTCGCTTTACTTAGCACGGGTTATGAAAG AAAATATAATGATCTTCGGTTGTGCATGGTGTTCCAGTTGATTCCGTCGATAGCCATCCCAGGCATGGCGTGCTTGTTCCAACCCAAATATACTCACTCAAGATATTGGGTTTTTGCAGCAG GGTTAGAGTGGGTCATGCTTAGGTGGGTGGTGGATCTCCTCGCTTGCTGGAAAAGGCACTTGGGCTGTGCTCtttcgctttttaataaaatttga
- the LOC133866880 gene encoding acyl-lipid (9-3)-desaturase-like — MAESKRYISQEDLSKHNKAGDLWISIQGKIYDVSDWAKDHPGGELPLFNFSGRDVTDAFVAYHPGTAWQYLDKFFTGYSLQDYSVSEASKDYRKLVSEFSKMGLFEKKGHTASFTLCAVAMLFAVSVYGILFSDSTLVHLACGGLMGCLWIQSGWLGHDSGHYQIMSSPRFNRFAQILTGNCLAGISIAWWKKNHNAHHICCNSLDFDPDLQHIPFFVVSSKLFHSITSYFYERKLKFDSVARFLVSYQHWTFYPVMCLARINLFAQSILLLSSKRRVPNRGQEILGVLLYWIWYPFLVSCLPNWGERIMFVLASFAVTGIQHVQFCLNHFSSSVYVGPPTGGDWCEKQTMGTLDISCPSWMDWFHGGLQYQIEHHLFPRLPRRNLRKVSPFVKELCKKHNLPYNCVSFWMANVLTIRTLRTAAIQARNFAHPVPKNLVWEAINTHG; from the coding sequence ATGGCAGAGTCGAAGAGGTACATTTCACAGGAAGACCTTTCGAAGCACAACAAAGCAGGAGATCTGTGGATCTCTATACAGGGAAAGATCTACGATGTGTCAGATTGGGCTAAAGACCACCCAGGCGGTGAGCTTCCGTTGTTCAATTTCTCTGGCCGAGATGTCACGGACGCGTTCGTTGCGTACCATCCCGGCACTGCCTGGCAGTATCTTGACAAATTCTTTACTGGGTATTCTCTCCAAGATTACTCTGTATCGGAGGCATCCAAAGATTACAGAAAACTTGTCTCAGAGTTCTCCAAGATGGGCCTGTTTGAAAAGAAGGGGCACACGGCATCCTTTACGCTTTGCGCCGTGGCAATGCTTTTTGCTGTTAGTGTTTACGGTATTTTGTTCTCTGATAGCACGTTGGTGCATCTGGCTTGTGGGGGTTTGATGGGGTGTCTTTGGATTCAGAGTGGGTGGCTTGGACATGACTCTGGGCATTACCAAATAATGTCCTCTCCTAGATTCAATCGCTTCGCTCAGATCCTTACTGGGAATTGCCTTGCTGGGATAAGTATTGCCTGGTGGAAGAAGAACCACAATGCCCATCACATATGCTGTAACAGTCTTGATTTCGATCCGGATCTGCAGCACATTCCTTTCTTTGTGGTATCTTCGAAACTCTTCCATTCGATTACGTCTTACTTTTATGAGAGGAAGTTGAAGTTTGATTCTGTTGCTAGGTTCTTGGTTAGTTACCAGCATTGGACATTTTATCCTGTCATGTGTCTTGCTAGGATTAACTTGTTTGCGCAATCGATCTTGCTGTTGTCATCAAAGAGAAGGGTGCCCAATAGGGGCCAGGAGATCTTGGGAGTGCTTCTTTATTGGATTTGGTAcccttttcttgtttcttgctTACCCAATTGGGGTGAGAGAATAATGTTTGTTCTTGCAAGTTTTGCGGTCACGGGAATTCAACATGTTCAGTTCTGTTTGAACCATTTCTCATCCAGTGTTTATGTTGGCCCGCCTACTGGAGGTGATTGGTGTGAGAAGCAGACAATGGGCACGCTGGATATATCGTGCCCGTCTTGGATGGATTGGTTTCATGGTGGGCTGCAGTATCAAATTGAGCACCATTTGTTTCCCCGTTTACCTCGACGCAATCTCAGGAAAGTCTCTCCATTTGTTAAGGAACTATGCAAGAAGCATAATTTGCCTTACAACTGTGTCTCATTCTGGATGGCCAATGTATTGACAATCAGGACACTCCGGACTGCAGCCATACAGGCCCGTAATTTTGCCCATCCAGTTCCGAAGAATTTAGTCTGGGAAGCTATCAACACTCATGGATGA
- the LOC133865330 gene encoding LOB domain-containing protein 22-like encodes MNNRAGNHNSPTGSQACAACKYQRRRCAPDCPLAPFFPPHQQKDFLNAHKLFGVSNILKIIKNLNPEEKHIAMSSIIFEANMRANDPVGGCYRILSGLHRQIAHYKAERDLVLQQLSICRATLAGPMAMTTTTTTHHAQNITLDPLSLYGVSHFPTDQEQEQEQCSVVVPDHAYHSSQDYNNLRSINNEASTSSSLSEDIKPLLVFDEKEAAAAFDAKDSVQCSDKLVLKDLDSVQQDQEQDLKGAASLFNLTSLEE; translated from the exons ATGAACAATAGGGCTGGCAACCACAACAGCCCCACCGGATCGCAAGCTTGCGCCGCATGTAAATACCAACGCAGAAGATGCGCCCCGGATTGTCCTCTCGCCCCATTCTTCCCTCCCCATCAACAAAAGGATTTTCTCAACGCCCACAAACTCTTCGGTGTCAGTAACATCTTGAAGATCATCAAGAACCTCAACCCCGAAGAGAAACACATCGCCATGAGCTCCATCATTTTCGAGGCCAACATGCGCGCCAACGACCCCGTCGGCGGTTGCTACCGCATCCTCTCCGGCCTGCACCGCCAGATCGCACATTACAAGGCCGAGCGCGACCTCGTGCTTCAACAGCTCTCCATTTGCCGAGCCACGCTGGCGGGTCCGATGGCaatgacgacgacgacgacgactcATCACGCCCAAAACATCACCCTGGATCCTCTCAGCCTGTACGGGGTGTCTCATTTTCCAACTGatcaagaacaagaacaagaacaatgcAGCGTCGTCGTTCCAGATCACGCTTATCATTCGTCGCAGGATTACAACAACCTGCGTTCCATCAACAACGAAGCATCTACGTCGTCGTCTTTGTCCGAGGATATTAAGCCCCTTCTTGTGTTCGATGAAAAGGAGGCTGCTGCTGCTTTTGATGCCAAAGACTCTGTTCAATGCAG TGACAAGCTCGTGTTGAAAGATCTTGACTCGGTCCAGCAAGATCAAGAACAGGATCTAAAGGGTGCAGCTTCTCTCTTTAATCTCACAAGTCTTGAAgaataa